Proteins encoded within one genomic window of Gloeobacter kilaueensis JS1:
- a CDS encoding hydantoinase B/oxoprolinase family protein gives MDAIELEVTVHALAGITEEMMARLIRAAYSSNIKERRDCSTALFDAQGRNIAQAAAIPVHLGALAAAVAAVRSMGPAAGEIWLLNDPFAGGSHLPDWTLVTVVAHPERPGDILGFAVSRAHHSDVGGMRPGSMPADSTEIFQEGLILPPVRIGTEDGLEAHLLRLILANVRQPEQRLGDLRAQVAAGALGAVRLVQLAVERGDEKLMAAIDAVIAYTERRLRSRIAQIPDGTYRAVDFLEGPEAEIRLELTATVSGEKLRLDFSGTADQVTGNLNAPIAVTRSAVAFALRALLDPELPTNDGALAPVELIVPAGSLLAAQPPAAVVAGNVETSQRIADLVMLALADAAGPGLAQGQGTMNNLILGNAHFSYYETIGGGQGASSRGNGLDGVHVGMSNTLNTPIEALELEFPLTVRRYELREHSGGGGIHRGGLGIVRELVVGEPCTLSLLSDRRRHAPHGAAGGGDGLVGENFLNGEPIPAKTSRPLRPGDRIRVETPGGGGWGVATSRP, from the coding sequence GTGGATGCAATCGAACTGGAAGTGACAGTCCACGCCCTGGCGGGGATCACCGAGGAGATGATGGCCAGGCTCATCCGGGCGGCTTACTCCTCGAATATTAAAGAGCGGCGCGACTGCTCGACGGCCCTTTTTGATGCCCAGGGCCGCAATATCGCCCAGGCAGCGGCGATTCCTGTGCATCTGGGAGCGCTGGCGGCGGCGGTGGCGGCGGTGCGCTCTATGGGGCCGGCAGCGGGGGAGATCTGGCTATTGAATGACCCGTTTGCGGGCGGCTCGCACCTGCCGGACTGGACACTGGTGACGGTTGTTGCCCATCCGGAGCGGCCCGGCGACATCCTGGGCTTTGCCGTCTCGCGGGCGCACCACAGCGACGTGGGCGGGATGCGCCCCGGTTCGATGCCCGCCGATTCGACCGAGATCTTTCAAGAAGGACTGATCTTGCCGCCGGTGCGCATCGGGACCGAAGACGGACTGGAGGCGCACCTGTTGCGGCTGATTCTGGCCAACGTGCGCCAACCGGAGCAGCGGCTGGGCGATCTGCGCGCCCAGGTGGCGGCGGGGGCTCTGGGGGCGGTGCGGCTGGTGCAACTGGCTGTGGAGCGGGGAGACGAAAAGCTGATGGCGGCCATCGACGCGGTGATCGCCTATACCGAGCGGCGCTTGCGCAGCCGCATCGCCCAAATTCCGGACGGCACTTACCGGGCGGTGGACTTTTTAGAAGGCCCAGAAGCAGAGATTCGCCTGGAACTCACGGCCACCGTGAGCGGCGAGAAGCTGCGCCTCGACTTTAGCGGCACAGCCGATCAAGTAACGGGCAACCTCAACGCCCCGATCGCCGTTACCCGATCGGCGGTGGCCTTTGCCCTGCGCGCCCTGCTCGATCCGGAACTGCCCACCAACGACGGAGCCCTCGCCCCGGTGGAGTTAATCGTACCGGCGGGCAGTCTGCTGGCAGCCCAACCACCGGCGGCGGTGGTGGCAGGCAACGTCGAGACCAGCCAGCGGATCGCCGATCTGGTGATGCTCGCCCTCGCCGATGCCGCCGGTCCTGGCCTTGCCCAGGGCCAGGGGACGATGAACAACCTCATCCTCGGCAACGCCCACTTCAGCTACTACGAGACGATCGGCGGCGGCCAGGGTGCAAGTAGCAGAGGCAACGGCCTCGATGGTGTTCACGTCGGCATGAGCAACACCCTCAATACGCCGATCGAGGCGCTGGAATTAGAATTTCCCCTCACCGTCCGGCGCTACGAACTGCGCGAGCACTCCGGCGGCGGTGGGATTCATCGCGGTGGCCTGGGGATCGTCCGCGAGCTGGTGGTGGGCGAACCCTGCACGCTCTCGCTGCTGAGCGACCGGCGGCGGCACGCTCCACACGGGGCCGCCGGGGGGGGCGACGGCCTGGTGGGCGAAAATTTTTTAAACGGCGAACCCATCCCCGCCAAGACTTCCCGCCCGTTGCGCCCAGGGG
- a CDS encoding ArsA family ATPase, producing MARVLSLLGKGGVGRSTLTLAMARTEARRGRRVLVVSLEPVSAVGLLLDTRLSPEPIEVEPQLSVVHFSTTALIERNWNRLRSAEEEYSRIPLFREVYGQELGVLPGLDQLLVMSSLRDYDLSGQYDLIFFDGGAALDQLRMFAVPEQLSWYIRRFGEAFARSAIGQVLSPFIEPITRAILTVNFSTESVRATTGRFSDILNEGKAVMQNPERLLLYLVSTADPLAIATTRQLWGISQLLGFNVGGALVRGDADWKEAFAPLPVRAIPEAAIADLPAALEGLATVDGAAFPKPLQIDERARTVRIFLPGLTKKQVELNQYGPELTLRAADQRRNVDLPASFRGLRASGAKFQDHYLTVTFG from the coding sequence ATGGCGCGAGTTCTTTCACTGCTGGGTAAAGGCGGCGTTGGCCGCAGCACACTGACACTGGCGATGGCCCGCACCGAGGCCAGGCGCGGGCGGCGGGTGCTCGTCGTAAGCCTGGAGCCGGTGAGTGCGGTCGGTCTTTTGCTCGACACCCGCCTCAGCCCGGAACCTATCGAAGTCGAGCCGCAACTTTCGGTGGTCCACTTCAGCACCACCGCCTTGATAGAGCGCAACTGGAACCGGCTGCGCTCCGCCGAAGAAGAATACTCCCGCATTCCGCTGTTTCGCGAAGTCTACGGCCAGGAACTGGGGGTTCTGCCGGGCCTCGACCAGCTTCTGGTGATGTCGTCGCTGCGCGATTACGACCTGAGCGGCCAGTACGACCTGATCTTTTTTGACGGCGGCGCAGCCCTCGATCAGCTGCGCATGTTCGCAGTTCCCGAGCAACTGAGCTGGTATATCCGCCGCTTTGGCGAAGCCTTCGCCAGATCGGCAATTGGCCAGGTACTTTCGCCTTTTATCGAGCCCATCACCCGCGCCATCCTCACGGTCAACTTCTCTACCGAGAGCGTGCGGGCGACTACGGGCCGCTTCAGCGACATCCTCAACGAGGGCAAGGCGGTGATGCAAAATCCCGAGCGGCTGCTTCTGTATCTGGTGAGCACCGCCGACCCACTCGCCATCGCCACTACCCGCCAGCTCTGGGGCATCAGCCAGCTGTTGGGCTTCAACGTCGGGGGGGCGCTGGTGCGCGGTGACGCCGACTGGAAGGAGGCGTTCGCTCCGCTACCGGTGCGCGCCATCCCCGAGGCCGCCATAGCCGATCTGCCCGCCGCCCTTGAGGGGCTTGCCACCGTCGATGGCGCTGCCTTTCCCAAACCGCTTCAAATCGACGAGCGAGCGCGCACGGTGCGCATCTTTTTGCCGGGCCTCACCAAAAAACAGGTCGAACTCAACCAGTACGGTCCCGAACTCACCCTGCGCGCCGCCGATCAGCGCCGCAACGTCGATCTGCCGGCGAGTTTTCGGGGCTTGCGGGCAAGCGGTGCCAAATTTCAGGATCATTACCTCACCGTCACCTTTGGCTAG